The following coding sequences are from one Sulfitobacter sp. HNIBRBA3233 window:
- the ispH gene encoding 4-hydroxy-3-methylbut-2-enyl diphosphate reductase, with the protein MTKPPLTLYLAAPRGFCAGVDRAIKIVEMALEKWGAPVYVRHEIVHNKFVVDGLRDKGAVFVEELSECPDDRPVIFSAHGVPKSVPNAAQARNMIYVDATCPLVSKVHIEAQRHADNGLQMIMIGHAGHPETIGTMGQLPEGDVLLVETPQDVATLDVRDPDRLAYVTQTTLSVDDTADIVTALQNRFPAIVGPHKEDICYATTNRQEAVKAMAPKCDAMLVVGAPNSSNSKRLVEVGARAGCAYAQLVQRAEDIDWRALDGITSIGITAGASAPEVLINEVIDAFADRFDMTTELVETAVENVEFKVPRVLRQAG; encoded by the coding sequence ATGACCAAACCGCCCCTCACCCTCTACCTCGCCGCCCCGCGCGGCTTCTGCGCGGGCGTGGACCGCGCGATCAAGATCGTGGAAATGGCGCTCGAGAAATGGGGGGCCCCCGTCTACGTCCGCCACGAGATCGTGCACAACAAATTCGTCGTGGACGGGTTGCGCGACAAGGGCGCCGTGTTCGTCGAGGAACTGTCGGAATGCCCCGATGACCGGCCGGTGATCTTCTCGGCCCACGGGGTGCCCAAATCCGTCCCGAACGCCGCACAGGCGCGCAACATGATCTACGTCGATGCCACCTGCCCCCTGGTCAGCAAGGTCCATATCGAGGCACAGCGCCACGCCGACAACGGCCTTCAGATGATCATGATCGGTCACGCCGGCCACCCCGAAACCATCGGCACCATGGGCCAGCTTCCCGAAGGCGATGTATTGCTCGTCGAAACCCCGCAGGACGTGGCCACGCTGGACGTGCGCGATCCTGACCGGCTGGCCTATGTCACGCAGACCACGCTCAGCGTCGACGATACCGCCGACATCGTGACCGCCCTGCAAAACCGGTTTCCGGCCATCGTCGGCCCCCACAAGGAAGACATCTGCTACGCCACCACGAACCGGCAGGAAGCGGTCAAGGCGATGGCCCCCAAATGCGACGCCATGCTGGTCGTGGGCGCGCCGAATTCATCGAATTCCAAACGCCTCGTCGAGGTCGGCGCCCGCGCCGGCTGCGCCTACGCGCAGCTTGTCCAGCGCGCGGAGGATATCGACTGGCGCGCGCTCGACGGGATCACCAGCATCGGCATCACCGCAGGCGCCTCCGCGCCCGAAGTGCTCATCAACGAGGTCATAGACGCCTTTGCCGACCGCTTCGACATGACGACGGAACTGGTGGAAACCGCGGTCGAGAACGTGGAATTCAAGGTGCCGCGGGTCCTGCGTCAGGCGGGCTGA
- a CDS encoding TetR/AcrR family transcriptional regulator, with protein MQGDKKQKRHEAIAAAAYGLLAEKGYDGASMLSIARSAKASNETLYRWYGDKRGLFEALVRDNAADIRRRLEAAIEQGDAPRHTLRTIAPLLLSMLLGERAVLLNRAAAADPSGELGMAISAGGREVIQPLIGQVMARLGPPDTTDLPALTDLFVSLLIGDSQIKRVIGVQPVPTPAWVKARSDRALAAFFALLERG; from the coding sequence ATGCAGGGCGACAAGAAGCAGAAGCGACACGAAGCGATTGCAGCGGCGGCCTACGGCTTGCTGGCCGAAAAGGGCTACGACGGCGCGTCGATGCTGAGCATCGCGCGCTCGGCGAAAGCGTCGAACGAGACCCTCTACCGGTGGTACGGTGACAAGCGCGGTCTCTTCGAGGCGCTGGTGCGCGACAACGCCGCAGACATCCGGCGCAGGTTGGAGGCCGCGATCGAGCAGGGGGACGCGCCGCGCCATACGCTGCGGACCATCGCGCCGCTGCTGTTGTCGATGCTGCTGGGAGAGCGCGCTGTCTTGCTGAACCGCGCGGCGGCGGCTGACCCGTCGGGGGAACTGGGCATGGCGATTTCGGCTGGCGGGCGCGAGGTGATCCAGCCGCTCATCGGGCAGGTGATGGCGCGGCTGGGGCCACCAGACACGACAGATCTGCCGGCGCTGACGGATCTGTTTGTCAGCCTGCTGATCGGGGACAGCCAGATAAAGCGGGTGATCGGCGTGCAGCCGGTGCCGACGCCCGCGTGGGTAAAGGCGCGCAGCGACCGCGCGCTTGCCGCGTTTTTCGCACTGCTGGAGCGTGGTTAA
- a CDS encoding anthrone oxygenase family protein, translating to MHRTAQALILLSLLLSAAIFGFFYAWVCSTMWGLDNADPRVAIAAMQAMNASVRNAVFAPAFFATPVVLALTAALLRKQGFTPSAVLFALGATVYLCFGLILTMLVNVPMNEALAMQPVPATAEAAESIWQGYSTRWQLWNQIRTVASGVSFLLTTCGLLALPRTAPAAA from the coding sequence ATGCACCGCACAGCCCAGGCACTCATCCTCTTGTCGCTCCTGCTCAGCGCGGCGATCTTCGGCTTCTTCTACGCTTGGGTCTGCTCGACGATGTGGGGGCTCGACAATGCCGATCCGCGTGTCGCGATTGCCGCGATGCAGGCGATGAACGCCTCGGTCCGCAACGCGGTCTTCGCGCCCGCGTTCTTCGCAACCCCGGTCGTTCTGGCGTTGACCGCGGCACTCCTGCGCAAACAGGGGTTTACGCCCAGCGCCGTCCTCTTCGCGCTCGGCGCCACCGTCTATCTGTGTTTCGGCCTGATCCTGACGATGCTGGTCAACGTGCCGATGAACGAAGCGCTGGCCATGCAACCCGTTCCGGCCACAGCCGAAGCGGCCGAGAGTATCTGGCAGGGCTACTCGACCCGATGGCAGCTGTGGAACCAGATCCGAACCGTCGCCTCTGGCGTCTCCTTCCTTCTCACCACCTGCGGTTTGCTGGCCCTGCCCCGCACCGCGCCCGCTGCGGCCTGA
- a CDS encoding LysE family translocator, translating into MITVQFLLTALVVVIAPGTGVIYTIALGLGQGRQAALWAALGCTFGIVPHLAAATLGLAAVLHTSALLFTAVKWAGVSYLLYLAWQTLRSGGALNVNAARTTQAGWTVARRGALINILNPKLSIFFLALLPPFLSGNAATATAEMAVLGAVFMGLTFAIFVLYGIFAAAARRWLLGSRRVMTWLNRSFAAIFAALAGRLALERA; encoded by the coding sequence ATGATCACAGTCCAATTCCTCCTGACCGCCCTCGTGGTGGTCATCGCTCCCGGCACCGGCGTCATCTACACGATTGCGCTGGGCCTCGGTCAGGGCAGGCAGGCGGCACTCTGGGCCGCGCTGGGCTGCACCTTCGGCATCGTGCCACACCTCGCCGCGGCCACGCTGGGCCTCGCGGCGGTGCTGCACACCTCGGCGCTGCTGTTCACGGCGGTCAAATGGGCGGGCGTGTCCTATCTGCTCTATCTCGCGTGGCAGACGCTGCGATCGGGTGGCGCGCTGAATGTGAACGCCGCACGAACCACGCAGGCGGGGTGGACCGTCGCGCGGCGCGGCGCGCTGATCAACATCCTCAACCCCAAGCTCTCGATCTTCTTTCTGGCGCTTCTGCCGCCGTTCCTCTCCGGCAACGCGGCCACGGCAACGGCAGAGATGGCAGTGCTGGGCGCGGTCTTCATGGGGCTGACCTTCGCCATCTTCGTCCTCTACGGCATCTTCGCCGCAGCCGCGCGGCGCTGGCTGCTGGGGTCGCGGCGCGTGATGACCTGGCTCAACCGCTCGTTTGCCGCGATCTTCGCAGCCCTCGCTGGCCGGTTGGCACTCGAACGCGCCTGA
- a CDS encoding DUF3429 domain-containing protein, with product MPPIPRAPLLLGLAGLLPFIWGAATVLSPALADMGLAWLGSRFIGPYVQLFYGAVILSFMSGVLWGFATKTTGTRAAMGYALSTVPALWAFFMTGSGPTSASLNLMIGFAGLLLLDIAFWSWGLAPRWWMSLRLLLTAIVLACLSVTAFF from the coding sequence ATGCCCCCCATTCCCCGCGCGCCGCTCTTGCTCGGCCTCGCCGGCCTTCTTCCCTTCATCTGGGGGGCGGCCACGGTTCTGTCGCCCGCACTGGCGGACATGGGCCTTGCCTGGCTCGGGTCGCGGTTCATCGGCCCCTACGTGCAGCTTTTCTACGGCGCGGTGATCCTTTCGTTCATGTCCGGCGTGCTCTGGGGCTTCGCTACGAAGACGACCGGCACCCGCGCCGCCATGGGCTACGCGCTCTCGACGGTGCCTGCCCTCTGGGCCTTCTTCATGACGGGCTCGGGCCCCACCTCCGCCAGCCTCAACCTGATGATCGGCTTTGCGGGGCTCTTGCTGCTCGACATCGCCTTCTGGAGCTGGGGCCTCGCCCCGCGCTGGTGGATGTCGCTGCGGCTCTTGCTGACGGCCATCGTGCTCGCCTGCCTGTCGGTCACCGCCTTTTTCTGA
- the rnhA gene encoding ribonuclease HI translates to MPELFAYTDGACSGNPGPGGWGALMQARDGDTVVKERELKGGEANTTNNRMELMAAISALEALDRDTKITIVTDSNYVKNGITGWIHGWKKNGWKNAAKKPVKNAELWQRLDAANARHKVTWEWVKGHAGHPENERADELARAGMAPYKRK, encoded by the coding sequence ATGCCTGAACTTTTCGCATATACAGACGGTGCCTGCAGCGGCAATCCCGGCCCCGGCGGCTGGGGGGCGCTCATGCAGGCGCGCGACGGCGACACCGTGGTAAAGGAACGCGAGCTCAAGGGCGGCGAGGCCAACACCACCAACAACCGAATGGAACTGATGGCCGCGATCTCGGCGCTCGAGGCGCTCGACCGCGACACAAAGATCACGATCGTCACCGACAGCAACTACGTCAAGAACGGCATCACCGGCTGGATCCACGGCTGGAAAAAGAACGGCTGGAAGAACGCCGCGAAAAAGCCGGTCAAGAATGCCGAACTCTGGCAACGCCTCGATGCCGCCAACGCGCGGCACAAGGTCACGTGGGAGTGGGTCAAGGGACACGCAGGCCACCCCGAAAACGAACGCGCGGACGAACTCGCCCGTGCGGGCATGGCCCCCTACAAACGCAAATGA
- a CDS encoding trimeric intracellular cation channel family protein produces the protein MTLVALLDYASVIVFAITGALVASRAQLDLVGFAFIACLTAVGGGTIRDVLLDRNPIFWIAAPGYLGAACAVALVIFFTAHLVESRMRAIIWLDSLALAVAVAAGAGVALALVHATPIVILMGMITGCMGGLMRDVVVGEVPLVLKQGELYVTAAFAGAAAAAVAAPHVPDMSVALLIGAAVTWVLRAGSILFGWHLPVYKSRPPRV, from the coding sequence ATGACCCTCGTTGCCCTGCTCGATTATGCCTCGGTGATCGTCTTCGCCATCACCGGAGCCTTGGTGGCAAGCCGCGCCCAGCTCGATCTGGTAGGCTTTGCCTTCATCGCCTGCCTGACGGCAGTGGGCGGCGGCACCATCCGCGACGTCCTGCTGGATCGAAACCCGATATTCTGGATCGCGGCGCCTGGCTACCTCGGTGCGGCATGCGCTGTGGCACTGGTCATCTTCTTCACCGCGCATCTGGTCGAAAGCCGCATGCGCGCGATCATCTGGCTCGACAGCCTCGCATTGGCCGTGGCGGTGGCGGCGGGCGCGGGGGTGGCTCTGGCACTGGTCCACGCCACACCGATCGTGATCCTGATGGGCATGATCACCGGCTGCATGGGCGGGCTGATGCGCGACGTGGTGGTGGGCGAAGTCCCTCTGGTTCTCAAACAGGGCGAACTCTACGTCACCGCCGCCTTCGCAGGCGCCGCCGCCGCCGCCGTGGCGGCACCGCATGTGCCGGATATGTCGGTCGCCCTGCTGATCGGCGCCGCCGTCACCTGGGTGCTGCGCGCCGGATCGATCCTCTTCGGCTGGCACCTGCCCGTCTACAAAAGCCGCCCGCCCCGCGTCTGA
- the fmt gene encoding methionyl-tRNA formyltransferase, whose product MRIVFMGTPDFSVPVLEALVAAGHDVVCVYSQPPRPAGRGRKERPGPVHARALELGLEVRTPVTLRTAGVQAEFAALRPDIAVVVAYGLILPQAILDTPRHGCLNIHASLLPRWRGAAPIHRAIMAGDTRTGVCIMQMEAGLDTGPVLLRRETDIGPSETTAELHDRLSEMGAAAVVEALGRLDRLSAEPQPEEGVTYADKIDKAEARIDWTRPAAQVDRLIRGLSPFPGAWFVLGGARVKALGSRVVEGAGRPGEVLDPALHVACGEGAVALTRLQRAGKAAQDAETFQRGAQIAPGVVLEG is encoded by the coding sequence ATGCGGATTGTTTTCATGGGAACGCCCGATTTCTCGGTGCCGGTGCTGGAGGCCCTTGTGGCGGCCGGTCACGATGTCGTCTGCGTCTATTCGCAGCCGCCCCGCCCGGCGGGCCGCGGCAGGAAAGAGCGGCCCGGCCCGGTCCATGCGCGGGCCCTGGAGCTGGGGCTTGAGGTGCGCACGCCGGTCACCCTGCGCACCGCAGGGGTGCAGGCGGAATTCGCGGCGCTGAGGCCCGATATCGCGGTGGTGGTGGCCTACGGGCTGATCCTGCCGCAGGCGATACTGGACACGCCGCGCCACGGTTGTCTGAACATCCACGCCAGCCTTCTGCCGCGCTGGCGCGGGGCGGCGCCCATCCACCGCGCGATCATGGCCGGAGATACCCGCACGGGCGTGTGCATCATGCAGATGGAGGCGGGGCTGGACACCGGGCCCGTGCTGCTGCGCCGCGAAACCGATATCGGGCCGAGCGAGACCACGGCAGAACTGCACGACCGGCTGAGCGAGATGGGTGCTGCGGCGGTGGTCGAGGCGCTGGGGCGTCTCGATAGGCTGAGCGCCGAGCCGCAGCCCGAGGAGGGTGTGACCTACGCCGACAAGATCGACAAGGCCGAGGCGCGGATAGACTGGACACGCCCCGCGGCGCAGGTTGACCGGTTGATCCGCGGGCTGTCGCCGTTTCCCGGAGCCTGGTTCGTGCTGGGCGGCGCGCGTGTCAAGGCGCTGGGATCGCGCGTGGTCGAGGGGGCGGGCCGTCCCGGCGAGGTGCTGGACCCGGCGCTGCATGTCGCCTGCGGCGAGGGCGCGGTGGCGCTGACGCGGTTGCAACGGGCGGGCAAGGCTGCGCAGGATGCAGAGACATTCCAGCGCGGTGCGCAGATCGCGCCGGGCGTTGTTCTGGAAGGATAG
- the def gene encoding peptide deformylase, protein MKPQPILQWPDKRLRTPCADVPEVTDAVRAIWDDMIATMDAMPGVGLGAPQIGVMQRLAVVDTSEARDKRIRLANPEVVDASAILNEHEEASPCLPGVSARVKRPRGVRVRYMDETGAIIERDFVGLDATSVQHQIDHLAGRMYFDRLSKVKRDMLLRRARKAGR, encoded by the coding sequence ATGAAACCGCAACCGATCCTGCAATGGCCCGACAAGCGTCTGCGCACCCCCTGTGCCGATGTGCCCGAGGTGACGGATGCGGTGCGCGCGATCTGGGACGACATGATCGCCACCATGGACGCGATGCCGGGTGTGGGCCTCGGTGCGCCGCAGATCGGCGTGATGCAGCGGCTGGCGGTGGTCGACACGTCCGAGGCGCGCGACAAGCGGATCCGGCTCGCCAATCCGGAAGTCGTCGACGCTTCGGCGATCCTGAACGAGCACGAAGAGGCCAGCCCCTGCCTGCCCGGCGTCTCGGCGCGGGTGAAGCGCCCGCGCGGCGTGCGGGTGCGGTACATGGATGAAACCGGGGCGATCATCGAACGCGATTTCGTCGGGCTGGATGCGACCAGCGTGCAGCACCAGATCGACCATCTGGCGGGGCGGATGTATTTCGACCGGTTGAGCAAGGTCAAACGCGACATGCTGCTGCGCCGGGCCCGCAAGGCGGGGCGCTGA
- the def gene encoding peptide deformylase, with the protein MSVLPIVKWPDPRLSETCAPVEQITPGIERLAADMLETMYDAPGRGLAAPQVGAMLRMFVMDIGWKEGNSDPLVCINPMLQEVGEDRETGPEGCLSIPGVSADVSRPTTVQMVWTGLDGGRYVQAFSGFGAICVQHELDHLDGVVTFDHLDPDTRATLEAQYSEGLT; encoded by the coding sequence ATGAGCGTTCTGCCCATCGTGAAGTGGCCCGATCCGCGGCTGAGCGAGACCTGCGCCCCCGTCGAGCAGATCACCCCCGGGATCGAGCGGCTGGCTGCCGATATGCTCGAGACGATGTACGACGCCCCCGGGCGTGGCCTGGCCGCGCCGCAGGTCGGCGCGATGCTGCGGATGTTCGTCATGGACATCGGATGGAAAGAGGGCAATTCCGACCCGCTGGTCTGCATCAACCCGATGCTGCAGGAGGTCGGCGAGGACCGCGAGACCGGCCCCGAAGGGTGCCTGAGCATCCCCGGCGTTTCAGCGGATGTGTCGCGCCCGACGACGGTGCAGATGGTCTGGACCGGATTGGACGGCGGGCGCTACGTGCAGGCGTTCAGCGGGTTCGGCGCCATCTGCGTCCAGCACGAGCTGGACCATCTCGACGGGGTGGTGACCTTCGATCATCTCGATCCCGATACCCGCGCCACGCTGGAAGCGCAGTACAGTGAGGGCCTGACATGA
- the def gene encoding peptide deformylase, which produces MKRPILYHPDPRLKKTCPPVEDITDDLRSLADDMLATMYAAPGIGLAAPQVGVLQRLIVLDCVKEEGETPRPLVMFNPEVIAASDEMNTYEEGCLSIPEQFADVTRPAEVEVKWIDADGNEHREGMDKLWATCVQHEIDHLNGTLFIDHLKPLRRQMITRKMVKFKRELARG; this is translated from the coding sequence ATGAAACGCCCGATCCTTTATCACCCCGACCCGCGTCTGAAGAAAACCTGCCCGCCGGTGGAAGACATCACCGACGATCTGCGCAGCCTTGCCGATGACATGCTGGCGACGATGTACGCGGCACCGGGCATCGGGCTGGCCGCACCGCAGGTGGGCGTGCTGCAAAGGCTGATCGTGCTGGACTGCGTGAAGGAAGAGGGCGAGACCCCGCGCCCGCTGGTGATGTTCAACCCCGAGGTGATCGCCGCCTCGGACGAGATGAACACCTACGAGGAGGGCTGCCTGAGCATTCCGGAACAGTTCGCGGATGTGACCCGCCCCGCCGAAGTCGAGGTGAAATGGATCGACGCCGACGGCAACGAGCACCGCGAGGGGATGGACAAGCTGTGGGCGACCTGCGTGCAGCACGAGATCGACCACCTGAACGGGACGCTGTTCATCGACCACCTGAAGCCGCTGAGGCGCCAGATGATCACCCGCAAGATGGTGAAATTCAAACGCGAGCTGGCGCGCGGATGA
- a CDS encoding MalY/PatB family protein has product MSFDTMIDRRGTHCAKWDAMETLYGVSPDTGIAMWVADMDFKAPDVIQKALRDMVDHGIYGYFGDDSAYRAAIKWWMQERHGWDMDPAHSFTTHGLVNGTALCVDAFTAPGDGVVLFTPVYHAFAKVINASNRRVVECQMPQQDGRYRMDFAAWDAQMDGSEKMLVLCSPHNPGGAVWTREELQGVADFARRHDLVLVSDEIHADLVMPGHKHIPMALIDGVEDRLVMMTAGTKTFNIAGAHVGNVTIPNPDLRAKFGARMAALGLSPNSFGLHMITAAYSPGGAAWVDDLMQYLDGNRRLFDDAVNAIPGLRSMPLEATYLAWVDFDGTGMTREEFTERTEKGADIAANHGPTFGKGGDTFLRFNIATPRARVQEACERLTAAFKDLQ; this is encoded by the coding sequence ATGAGTTTTGACACAATGATCGACCGGCGCGGCACCCATTGCGCCAAATGGGACGCGATGGAGACCCTCTATGGCGTATCGCCGGACACCGGCATCGCGATGTGGGTCGCGGACATGGATTTCAAAGCCCCCGACGTGATCCAGAAGGCCCTGCGCGACATGGTCGATCACGGGATCTACGGCTATTTCGGCGACGACAGCGCCTATCGCGCGGCGATCAAATGGTGGATGCAGGAACGCCACGGCTGGGACATGGACCCGGCGCATAGCTTCACGACACACGGTCTGGTCAACGGCACCGCGCTTTGCGTCGATGCCTTCACCGCGCCCGGCGACGGGGTGGTGCTGTTCACGCCGGTCTACCACGCCTTCGCCAAGGTCATTAACGCCTCCAACCGCCGCGTGGTGGAATGCCAGATGCCCCAGCAGGACGGGCGTTACCGGATGGATTTCGCGGCATGGGACGCACAGATGGACGGATCCGAGAAAATGCTGGTGCTGTGCTCGCCGCACAACCCCGGCGGCGCGGTCTGGACCCGCGAGGAATTGCAGGGCGTTGCCGATTTCGCCAGGCGTCACGATCTGGTGCTCGTCTCCGACGAGATCCACGCGGATCTTGTCATGCCCGGCCACAAACATATTCCCATGGCGCTGATCGACGGGGTCGAGGACCGTCTGGTGATGATGACCGCAGGGACCAAGACCTTCAACATCGCCGGTGCCCATGTCGGCAACGTCACCATCCCCAACCCCGACCTGCGCGCCAAGTTCGGCGCACGGATGGCCGCACTCGGCCTGTCGCCAAACAGTTTCGGCCTGCACATGATCACCGCCGCCTATTCGCCCGGCGGGGCCGCGTGGGTGGACGATCTGATGCAATATCTCGACGGGAACCGCCGGCTGTTCGACGACGCGGTCAACGCGATCCCGGGTCTGCGGTCGATGCCGCTTGAGGCGACCTATCTCGCGTGGGTCGATTTCGACGGCACCGGCATGACCCGCGAGGAATTCACCGAGCGCACCGAAAAGGGCGCGGACATCGCCGCAAACCACGGGCCGACCTTCGGCAAGGGTGGCGATACCTTCCTGCGGTTCAACATCGCAACGCCGCGCGCGCGGGTGCAAGAGGCGTGCGAAAGGCTCACCGCCGCCTTCAAGGATCTGCAATAG
- a CDS encoding glutathione S-transferase family protein → MGLLIDGEWHDKWYDTEESDGKFERSESKFRNWVTADGSAGPTGEGGFAAEPDRYHLYVSFACPWAHRALVFRKLKGLEDLIDVSVVHPDMLGDGWTFDTDFDGATGDRVYGHDFARDIYTHAEPDCTGRVTVPILWDKKRETIVSNESSEIIRMFNSAFDGLTGNTDDYWPEDLREAIAPVNDRVYDTVNNGVYKAGFATSQNAYDAAVVPLFASLDWIEERLSKNRYLMGDRITEADWRLFTTLVRFDLVYHQHFKCNRARIVDYPNLWAYTRELFQWNGVRETVHFDHIVRHYHYSHETINPHRIIPINPLIDWDAPHGRG, encoded by the coding sequence ATGGGCCTTCTGATCGACGGCGAATGGCACGACAAATGGTACGACACCGAGGAATCGGACGGTAAATTCGAACGCTCCGAATCGAAATTCCGCAACTGGGTCACCGCGGACGGCAGCGCCGGCCCCACCGGCGAAGGCGGTTTCGCGGCTGAGCCGGACCGTTACCACCTCTATGTCAGCTTCGCCTGCCCCTGGGCCCACCGGGCGCTTGTTTTCCGTAAACTCAAGGGGCTGGAGGATCTGATCGACGTCTCCGTGGTGCATCCGGACATGCTCGGCGACGGGTGGACCTTCGACACCGATTTCGACGGCGCCACCGGTGACCGCGTCTACGGTCACGACTTCGCCCGCGACATCTATACCCACGCCGAACCCGACTGCACCGGGCGCGTCACGGTCCCGATCCTGTGGGACAAGAAGCGCGAGACCATCGTGTCCAACGAATCATCCGAGATCATCCGGATGTTCAATTCGGCCTTCGACGGCCTCACCGGCAACACCGATGACTACTGGCCCGAGGATCTGCGCGAGGCCATCGCACCGGTGAACGACCGGGTCTACGACACCGTGAACAACGGCGTCTACAAGGCCGGTTTCGCCACCTCGCAGAATGCCTATGACGCCGCCGTGGTGCCGCTCTTTGCCAGCCTCGACTGGATCGAGGAGCGTCTGTCGAAGAACCGCTACCTCATGGGCGACCGCATCACCGAGGCCGACTGGCGGCTGTTCACCACGCTGGTGCGTTTCGATCTGGTCTATCATCAGCATTTCAAATGCAACCGCGCGCGGATCGTGGATTATCCGAACCTCTGGGCCTACACCCGCGAGCTGTTCCAGTGGAACGGGGTTCGCGAAACCGTCCACTTCGACCATATCGTGCGCCACTACCACTACAGCCACGAAACCATCAATCCGCACCGGATCATCCCGATCAATCCGCTGATCGATTGGGATGCGCCGCACGGGCGCGGCTGA
- a CDS encoding response regulator produces MRDDAQQSPRVLIVESRPELAALWMRHLERSGMEVTAVTRQEEAIAHLSNKTVDIIILDLVIDNGSALAISDYANYRQPDARVIFVTNTSFFSDGSIFAHSANARAFVQSDTPPEDLAAMVAHYSA; encoded by the coding sequence ATGAGAGATGATGCACAACAGTCCCCGCGCGTGCTGATCGTCGAGAGCAGGCCGGAACTGGCCGCGCTCTGGATGCGGCACCTTGAGCGTAGCGGCATGGAGGTAACTGCCGTTACCCGGCAGGAGGAAGCGATTGCGCATCTGTCCAACAAGACCGTGGACATCATCATTCTGGATCTGGTCATCGATAACGGATCGGCACTGGCGATTTCGGATTACGCCAATTACCGCCAGCCCGACGCGCGGGTGATTTTCGTGACCAACACCAGCTTCTTCTCGGACGGGTCGATTTTTGCCCATTCGGCCAATGCGCGGGCCTTTGTCCAAAGCGATACGCCGCCAGAGGATCTGGCGGCGATGGTTGCGCATTACAGCGCCTGA
- the cobD gene encoding threonine-phosphate decarboxylase CobD has translation MRDHGGGIDAASERFGGARQDWVDLSTGINPHPYPLPDIPLHSWTALPDHAAQARLVSAARRFWSVPEGAAIIATPGASAPIALLPRLAPAGRVHIAAPTYNEHAAAFAAAGWTACADPGTADAQVVVHPNNPDGRCFDAGDLTAPLRVIDESFCDVMPDASQMPDAVRPGTVILKSFGKFWGLAGLRLGFAIGDPVLIDGLRDLLGPWPVAGPALDIGAAALDDPDWAAQTRDRLAREARRLDTLFTAAGATCIGGTTLFRLFEVDDAQAWQDRLARYHIWTRVFPYNTRWLRVGLPPQSHWARLEDALA, from the coding sequence ATGCGAGACCATGGTGGGGGAATCGATGCCGCCTCCGAAAGATTCGGGGGCGCGCGGCAGGACTGGGTGGATCTATCCACCGGGATCAATCCGCATCCCTACCCGCTGCCGGACATTCCCCTGCACAGCTGGACAGCCCTGCCCGATCACGCCGCGCAGGCCCGTCTGGTCAGCGCCGCGCGCCGGTTCTGGTCCGTGCCCGAAGGTGCCGCGATCATCGCCACGCCCGGCGCATCGGCACCGATCGCGCTCTTGCCACGGCTGGCGCCTGCGGGCCGCGTCCATATCGCAGCACCGACCTATAACGAACACGCTGCCGCTTTTGCCGCGGCGGGCTGGACCGCCTGCGCCGATCCCGGCACCGCAGATGCGCAGGTGGTGGTGCATCCCAACAACCCCGATGGTCGATGCTTTGACGCGGGCGATCTCACCGCCCCGCTGCGGGTGATCGACGAAAGCTTTTGCGACGTCATGCCCGACGCGTCGCAGATGCCCGATGCCGTCCGGCCCGGCACCGTAATCCTCAAGAGTTTCGGCAAGTTCTGGGGCCTCGCGGGGCTGCGGCTGGGCTTTGCGATCGGTGATCCCGTCCTCATCGACGGGCTGCGCGACCTTCTGGGCCCATGGCCCGTCGCCGGTCCCGCGCTCGACATCGGTGCGGCGGCGCTGGATGATCCCGACTGGGCCGCCCAAACCCGCGACCGGCTGGCGCGCGAGGCGCGGCGCCTCGATACGCTCTTTACCGCCGCGGGGGCGACCTGCATCGGGGGCACGACGCTCTTTCGCCTTTTTGAGGTGGACGACGCGCAGGCGTGGCAGGACCGGCTGGCCCGCTACCACATCTGGACACGCGTCTTTCCCTATAATACCCGCTGGCTTCGTGTCGGCCTGCCCCCGCAGTCGCATTGGGCGCGGCTCGAGGACGCGCTGGCGTGA